In the Chroococcidiopsis sp. SAG 2025 genome, one interval contains:
- a CDS encoding glycosyltransferase family 9 protein, whose product MRIVALVPGGIGDQILFFPTLDDLKRNYPDAEIDVVAEPRSLGAYRICKSVSNVLKFDFKDRNSLTEWVDLIGNIRDREYDIAICAGQRPFVGMALWLSGVAVRVSYQGGGNLFLTNSVPLKTEQYVAAMYHDLLKGLGISTPCPDLTINVPKSDLEWADKEQQRLGIKDSGYILIHGGSSQLAAAKTSIQTYHAQSWRQVIQNLQQRQPDLPIAILVQTAEDEQLVRSLQEAFPDLKVTNPPDIGKTAAIVAAANLLLCTDSAPMHLAVAVQTYTIALFGATDPKKLIPPSDRFIAIKSPTGKLSDIAPQTVLERVWSG is encoded by the coding sequence ATGCGAATAGTAGCCCTAGTCCCTGGCGGGATTGGCGACCAAATTCTATTCTTTCCCACCCTGGACGATCTGAAGCGAAATTATCCCGACGCTGAAATCGATGTGGTGGCAGAGCCTCGCTCTTTGGGAGCGTACCGAATCTGTAAGTCCGTGTCCAACGTGCTAAAGTTCGACTTCAAAGACCGTAACAGTTTGACAGAATGGGTCGATCTCATCGGTAATATCCGCGATCGCGAATACGATATCGCAATTTGTGCCGGACAGCGCCCTTTTGTAGGTATGGCGCTCTGGTTGAGTGGCGTTGCAGTGCGAGTCAGCTATCAGGGGGGAGGAAATCTGTTTCTGACGAACTCCGTCCCCCTAAAAACCGAGCAGTACGTCGCGGCAATGTATCACGATCTGCTCAAAGGATTAGGAATTTCCACCCCCTGTCCCGATTTAACGATTAACGTCCCTAAATCAGACCTAGAATGGGCAGACAAAGAGCAGCAACGACTGGGAATCAAAGATAGCGGTTACATATTAATTCACGGCGGCTCTAGCCAACTTGCGGCTGCGAAAACCAGCATCCAAACCTACCACGCCCAAAGTTGGCGGCAAGTGATTCAAAATTTGCAACAGCGTCAGCCAGATCTACCAATTGCAATCCTAGTGCAAACAGCAGAGGACGAGCAGTTGGTGCGATCGCTACAGGAAGCATTTCCCGATCTGAAGGTGACAAATCCCCCAGATATTGGCAAAACAGCAGCGATTGTTGCTGCTGCCAATTTATTGCTATGTACTGACAGTGCGCCCATGCATCTAGCAGTAGCAGTGCAAACCTATACGATTGCGTTGTTTGGAGCTACAGATCCCAAGAAGTTAATCCCACCGAGCGATCGCTTTATCGCCATCAAATCTCCTACAGGCAAACTCTCAGACATCGCACCGCAAACTGTTTTAGAACGGGTTTGGAGTGGTTGA
- a CDS encoding CRR6 family NdhI maturation factor has product MTITISLKADNFSSLDVLPVAKTIENISQERSAIATYEQQLRFEIDYPRPSDDPRELSEIPEVRMWFIRLDSRYPWLPFLLDWKAGELSRYTAMLVPHQFHRQEGIQFNPEALEIFLMQKVFVLHDWLQQMGIPSTARLKSMGQMLGYDLEDDLFGML; this is encoded by the coding sequence ATGACTATCACTATTTCTCTCAAGGCTGACAACTTCAGCAGCTTAGATGTATTGCCAGTTGCCAAAACGATCGAAAATATATCACAAGAAAGATCGGCGATCGCCACTTACGAGCAGCAACTTCGCTTCGAGATCGATTATCCTCGTCCCTCAGACGATCCACGGGAACTGTCCGAAATTCCCGAAGTACGGATGTGGTTTATTCGCCTTGACAGTCGCTATCCCTGGCTACCTTTTCTCTTAGATTGGAAGGCAGGCGAGCTGTCCCGCTACACTGCCATGCTGGTTCCCCATCAGTTCCATCGCCAAGAAGGAATTCAATTTAATCCCGAAGCCCTAGAAATTTTTCTCATGCAAAAAGTTTTCGTTCTGCATGACTGGTTGCAACAAATGGGTATTCCTAGCACCGCAAGGCTGAAATCTATGGGTCAAATGCTAGGCTATGACTTAGAAGATGATTTGTTTGGAATGTTATGA
- a CDS encoding serine hydrolase yields MHNPRGRFSPQESRLLPSEPRNSDRKNRSQTVASSGANGSRRVTGETLPTPTRKQSKQRQHPQRQNKLIVYALRLLILGIGISAIAGTVLSALDPTTRITSEEIPITAIEVMPQLQARETVAHAAPLQPTKEITALKTLMQQLATNNTKLFPGMFFIDPETGAYLDWNGDTTFAAASTIKFPILVAFFQDVDAGKIRLDEKLTLKKELVGGGSGGFQYKPLGSQFTALETATQMIIVSDNTATNLLIERLGGIAALNQRFRNWGLSVTELRNLLPDLAGTNTTSPKELAQLMVAVQKGDLISVKSHDRLLNIMRRTHTATLLPKGLGPGATIAHKTGDIGSMVGDVGLVDLPSGKRYIAVAMVKRPHNNAQAKELIRQVSRAAYQEFSK; encoded by the coding sequence ATGCACAATCCGCGTGGGCGTTTCTCACCACAAGAGAGTCGTCTACTCCCTTCAGAACCTAGAAACAGTGACAGGAAAAACCGCAGCCAGACAGTGGCTTCCTCTGGGGCTAATGGTAGCAGAAGAGTCACGGGAGAGACACTGCCAACACCAACCAGAAAACAGAGTAAGCAAAGGCAACACCCGCAGCGCCAGAATAAATTGATTGTATACGCCTTGCGGTTGTTAATTCTGGGAATTGGCATCAGCGCGATCGCGGGTACGGTGCTATCGGCTTTAGATCCCACCACGCGCATCACCTCTGAAGAAATACCAATTACGGCAATAGAAGTTATGCCGCAGCTACAAGCCAGAGAAACTGTTGCCCATGCTGCACCACTCCAGCCAACTAAAGAAATTACGGCACTGAAAACGCTGATGCAACAGTTGGCAACGAACAACACTAAATTGTTTCCTGGGATGTTTTTTATCGATCCCGAGACAGGAGCTTATCTAGATTGGAATGGAGATACAACTTTTGCAGCTGCAAGTACGATCAAATTTCCAATTTTGGTTGCTTTTTTTCAAGATGTAGACGCGGGAAAGATTCGATTAGACGAGAAGTTAACTTTAAAAAAAGAATTAGTTGGTGGTGGTTCGGGAGGCTTTCAATACAAGCCGTTGGGTAGTCAGTTTACTGCTTTGGAAACGGCAACTCAGATGATTATTGTTAGCGATAACACGGCAACTAATTTACTGATAGAGCGTTTGGGTGGCATCGCAGCTTTGAATCAGCGGTTCAGAAACTGGGGTTTGAGCGTAACAGAATTGCGGAACTTGCTACCAGATTTGGCAGGAACAAATACGACCAGCCCTAAAGAGTTGGCTCAATTAATGGTAGCAGTGCAAAAAGGAGATCTAATTTCTGTCAAATCGCACGATCGCCTACTCAATATCATGCGCCGCACGCATACAGCTACGCTATTACCAAAAGGGTTGGGACCAGGGGCAACAATTGCTCACAAAACCGGAGATATTGGTTCAATGGTAGGGGATGTCGGTTTAGTCGATCTGCCCAGCGGGAAACGCTATATTGCTGTTGCTATGGTCAAGCGCCCCCACAATAACGCTCAGGCAAAAGAATTGATCCGGCAAGTCTCGCGTGCTGCTTACCAGGAATTTAGTAAGTAA
- a CDS encoding RNA methyltransferase codes for MNEPTSPSYSKNGLAAPGYPLAAVRIVLVEPAGSLNVGAIARVMKNMGLQQLVLVNPQCDPLSLEAQQMAVHAFDILQAAQVVETLPAALQGCTRAIATTARPRTLDIQLEQPQDALPWLISTSEQATALIFGPESRGLSNEEMYYAQRFIRIPSNPTYPSLNLAQAVAICCYELAKYSQLGVDVEKSAIAVDYASVEALEGFYQQLEALLLKIGYLYPHTATSRMEKFRQLFNRTQLENTEVAMLRGILTQMEWAMKKSEFGSDR; via the coding sequence GTGAATGAGCCTACTTCCCCCTCATATAGTAAAAATGGGCTTGCAGCCCCCGGCTACCCCTTGGCAGCGGTAAGAATCGTGCTGGTGGAACCAGCAGGTTCGCTGAATGTGGGAGCGATCGCCCGCGTGATGAAAAATATGGGTTTGCAGCAGTTGGTGTTAGTCAATCCCCAGTGCGATCCGCTGTCGCTAGAAGCCCAACAAATGGCAGTTCATGCCTTCGATATCTTGCAAGCAGCCCAAGTTGTAGAAACGCTACCAGCAGCCTTGCAGGGGTGTACTAGGGCGATCGCTACGACTGCTCGTCCTCGCACCTTAGACATTCAATTAGAGCAGCCTCAAGATGCTTTACCTTGGTTAATTTCAACCTCAGAACAAGCAACAGCCTTGATCTTTGGTCCCGAGTCGCGAGGATTGAGTAATGAGGAAATGTACTACGCTCAGCGCTTTATCCGCATTCCCTCCAACCCTACCTATCCTTCATTGAATCTAGCTCAGGCAGTGGCGATCTGCTGTTACGAACTGGCGAAATATAGCCAATTGGGAGTTGACGTTGAAAAGAGTGCGATCGCAGTTGACTACGCCTCTGTAGAAGCATTAGAAGGGTTTTACCAACAACTCGAAGCCTTACTACTCAAAATTGGCTATCTTTACCCCCATACTGCTACTAGCCGCATGGAAAAATTTCGTCAACTATTTAACCGCACTCAGTTAGAAAATACTGAAGTAGCAATGTTGCGGGGGATATTAACTCAGATGGAGTGGGCTATGAAGAAGTCGGAATTCGGAAGCGATCGGTGA
- a CDS encoding DUF2256 domain-containing protein yields the protein MARTRSKSDLPTKICPVCQRPFTWRKKWVDCWDDVKYCSERCRRRRSSV from the coding sequence ATGGCACGCACTCGATCTAAATCTGACCTACCAACAAAAATTTGTCCAGTGTGTCAACGCCCCTTCACCTGGCGGAAAAAATGGGTAGACTGTTGGGATGATGTGAAATATTGTTCCGAACGCTGTCGCCGTCGCCGATCTTCAGTGTAG
- a CDS encoding response regulator transcription factor: MFTRELTNSSPKVEIGHMSRILVVEDENLIREMLVMALEAEGFAIATAADGRTALTLLQSSEPTFGDFPFDLVILDLMLPQINGLDICRLLRHQGNQVPILILSAKGSETDRVLGLEVGADDYLTKPFSMRELVARCRALLRRQRIGVLPQVPILQFKDVTLYPQECRVTVRAQEVSLSPKEFRLLELFMTYPRRVWSREQLLDQVWGADFVGDSKTVDVHIRWLREKLEKDPSHPEYLVTVRGFGYRFG, encoded by the coding sequence ATGTTTACTCGCGAATTGACCAACAGTTCCCCCAAGGTGGAAATCGGGCACATGAGCCGCATTCTGGTGGTAGAAGACGAAAACCTGATTCGGGAAATGCTCGTAATGGCTTTGGAGGCGGAAGGTTTTGCGATCGCTACTGCTGCTGACGGACGTACAGCTCTGACCTTACTTCAGAGTAGCGAACCTACCTTCGGAGATTTTCCCTTCGATCTGGTGATTTTAGATCTAATGCTGCCTCAGATCAATGGTTTAGATATCTGTCGCTTGCTCCGCCACCAAGGAAATCAAGTCCCAATCTTGATTTTGAGCGCCAAAGGCAGCGAAACCGATCGCGTCTTGGGTTTGGAAGTTGGCGCAGACGACTATCTGACAAAGCCTTTTAGTATGCGGGAGTTAGTCGCGCGGTGTCGTGCTTTGTTACGCCGCCAGCGCATAGGTGTATTACCACAAGTCCCGATTCTACAATTTAAAGATGTCACCCTTTATCCGCAAGAGTGCCGCGTGACCGTCAGAGCGCAAGAAGTCAGCCTTTCCCCTAAAGAGTTCCGCTTGCTAGAACTATTCATGACTTATCCGCGCCGCGTCTGGTCGCGCGAGCAATTGCTCGACCAAGTCTGGGGAGCAGATTTTGTTGGAGACAGCAAAACTGTAGACGTTCACATTCGTTGGTTGCGGGAAAAACTCGAAAAAGACCCCAGCCATCCAGAATATTTGGTGACGGTGCGCGGGTTTGGTTATCGATTTGGATAG
- a CDS encoding HAMP domain-containing sensor histidine kinase has protein sequence MVLLAFLLGLGIGICLWLWQYTQLQAKLRRLLRTVSNDSEMATSLGAIPRLRQEIVSAQQQREEMQAKVQTWEQLMRVAPVGYLQVDEENQLLWCNQQAQQLLGLQRWEPGQVRLLLEWVRSYELDQLIEQTRERQQPQVKEWLFHRASADAAALSELRALTMNAATLPLQNGQVGVFLENRQPLLDLARTRDRWVSDLAHELKTPLTSILLVVEALQQQLEPPYKLWVDRLLPEVERLISLVQNWLELSQLELDPSRQLNREPVELRSLIDSVWHTIEPLAQRQQLRLSYSGAETLWIEADKSRLTQVLLNLLDNSIKYSPFQGTIWVKVELINSETKFNYVQINIIDSGCGFPPTDLPYVFERLYRGDLARARQTTPDSKKMSTFTTHGSGLGLAIVKQIVSAHGGTVKAMNHPETKGAWLQIELPTQ, from the coding sequence ATGGTACTGCTGGCGTTTTTGCTAGGACTAGGGATAGGAATTTGCTTGTGGTTGTGGCAGTATACCCAATTGCAAGCTAAGTTGCGACGTTTACTGCGAACAGTATCTAATGATAGTGAGATGGCAACTTCCCTGGGAGCGATCCCTCGGTTGCGGCAGGAAATTGTTTCGGCGCAACAGCAACGGGAAGAGATGCAAGCTAAAGTTCAAACCTGGGAGCAGCTGATGCGAGTCGCTCCTGTAGGCTACTTGCAAGTAGACGAAGAAAATCAGTTGTTGTGGTGCAACCAACAGGCTCAGCAATTGCTAGGCTTGCAGAGGTGGGAACCCGGACAGGTACGCTTACTGTTGGAGTGGGTGCGTTCCTACGAATTGGATCAGTTAATCGAGCAAACGCGAGAAAGACAGCAGCCGCAGGTTAAAGAGTGGTTGTTTCATCGAGCGAGTGCAGATGCAGCGGCATTGAGCGAATTGAGAGCGCTGACGATGAACGCAGCTACCTTACCTCTACAAAACGGACAAGTGGGCGTATTTTTGGAAAATCGCCAGCCATTGCTTGATTTAGCGCGGACTCGCGATCGCTGGGTTTCCGATTTAGCACACGAACTCAAAACGCCATTGACTTCAATTTTATTAGTGGTAGAAGCCTTACAGCAACAACTCGAACCACCATATAAACTTTGGGTCGATCGCCTCTTACCAGAAGTGGAAAGATTGATTAGTTTAGTGCAAAATTGGTTGGAATTAAGCCAACTAGAGTTAGATCCTAGTCGTCAGCTCAACCGCGAACCAGTGGAATTGCGATCGCTAATTGATTCCGTATGGCACACTATAGAACCTTTAGCACAGCGACAGCAGCTCCGTTTATCCTATTCCGGTGCAGAAACTTTGTGGATCGAGGCAGACAAGTCTCGCTTAACGCAAGTGTTATTAAATTTACTCGATAACAGTATCAAATATAGCCCTTTTCAAGGCACGATTTGGGTTAAAGTCGAGCTAATTAATTCAGAAACTAAATTTAATTACGTGCAAATAAATATTATTGACTCCGGTTGTGGCTTTCCACCGACCGATTTACCTTACGTATTTGAACGCCTTTATCGTGGGGATCTAGCTAGAGCTAGACAAACAACACCCGACTCAAAGAAAATGTCTACTTTTACAACTCATGGTAGTGGTTTGGGCTTAGCGATCGTCAAACAAATTGTCTCTGCACATGGTGGCACGGTAAAAGCCATGAACCATCCCGAAACTAAAGGTGCTTGGCTGCAAATCGAGTTACCAACTCAATGA
- the phoU gene encoding phosphate signaling complex protein PhoU, whose product MSELLNVDAVPFQPHQPSRTHFERRLKRLERDILRMGALVENSFRLSHQALFARNLSAAEELPLLDKQIDQFYRHVEIECAALLTLEAPVAKDLRLLSAFMQLVRDLERIGDYAEDLGEIAIKLFPYPPHKCIPQIEIMSHHAQAMLAASLMALADLDAQAGLAVKQLDDAVDDSYQNLYQTLATERDIQGVLEPWLLLALVIRHLERMADHATNVGQRVAYIVTGQRS is encoded by the coding sequence GTGTCAGAATTGCTCAACGTAGATGCTGTTCCTTTCCAACCTCACCAACCTAGCCGCACTCACTTTGAGCGTCGCCTCAAACGTCTAGAGCGAGATATTTTGCGCATGGGAGCTTTGGTAGAAAACTCATTTCGCCTCAGCCATCAAGCACTATTTGCCCGTAACCTATCAGCAGCAGAGGAACTACCACTGCTCGACAAGCAAATTGACCAATTTTACCGCCACGTTGAGATTGAGTGTGCTGCGCTGCTAACTTTAGAAGCACCAGTAGCGAAGGATTTGCGCTTACTAAGTGCCTTTATGCAGCTCGTGCGAGACCTAGAAAGAATTGGAGACTATGCTGAGGACTTAGGAGAAATTGCGATTAAGCTATTTCCCTATCCCCCTCATAAATGCATCCCTCAGATCGAGATTATGTCTCACCATGCCCAAGCGATGTTAGCGGCTAGCTTGATGGCGCTAGCGGATCTAGATGCACAAGCAGGGTTAGCAGTCAAGCAATTAGACGACGCTGTAGACGACTCATACCAAAATCTTTATCAAACTCTAGCAACAGAAAGAGATATCCAAGGAGTTTTAGAACCTTGGTTGTTGTTAGCTTTGGTAATTCGTCACTTAGAAAGGATGGCAGACCACGCTACCAACGTCGGTCAGCGAGTCGCTTACATCGTTACCGGACAACGCTCTTAA
- a CDS encoding Crp/Fnr family transcriptional regulator encodes MAISTTTPSLVPQSSQRLFARHDLIPSRPNILWRIERGAVRTVTWSESGTLITLGYWGAGDLVGQPLSRVIPYQIECLTSVETTIIPSELWHLTVEAMMSHVCQTEELLSIIHRKPVSLRLWQFLIWLGQKFGRDVDLGRLIDVAVTHQEIAEVINTTRVSVTRMLQQFEEEGLLTRHQRRIILRLPIGTAKV; translated from the coding sequence ATGGCAATCTCTACTACAACTCCTAGCCTTGTTCCTCAGTCATCCCAACGACTCTTTGCCCGCCACGACCTGATTCCCTCTCGTCCAAATATTTTATGGCGGATCGAGCGCGGAGCCGTGCGCACTGTCACTTGGAGCGAAAGCGGCACGTTAATTACTCTGGGTTACTGGGGTGCAGGAGATCTAGTCGGTCAACCTTTATCGCGAGTCATTCCCTACCAAATTGAGTGTTTGACCAGCGTTGAAACAACTATAATTCCATCTGAGTTATGGCATTTGACTGTAGAGGCAATGATGTCTCACGTTTGCCAAACAGAGGAATTGCTGAGCATTATTCACCGCAAACCCGTTTCGCTTAGATTGTGGCAGTTTTTAATCTGGCTAGGTCAAAAATTCGGTCGCGATGTCGATCTGGGAAGATTAATAGACGTTGCTGTTACCCATCAAGAAATAGCTGAAGTTATAAATACTACTAGGGTATCGGTAACGCGGATGCTACAGCAATTCGAGGAAGAAGGGCTGTTAACAAGACACCAACGGCGGATTATTCTACGCTTACCAATTGGAACAGCAAAAGTTTAA
- a CDS encoding iron uptake porin, with amino-acid sequence MSKLIWNTLKLSPLLLTATLFVATRTQAAEPLPLEEVQQTSVTQLSEQKAPETLAQVTSVSQLSDVQPTDWAFQALQSLVERYGCIAGYPDGTYRGNRALTRYEFAAGLNACLDRVNELIATASADMVNKEDLATLQRLQEEFSAELATLRGRVDALEARTAELEANQFSTTTKLSGEVIVAVSDVFGGNEVAAPGSGEPTGDDNDVNTVLADRARLTFNTSFTGKDELRTRLQARNVVPFGTGLTGTNMTRLGFDGDENNDIVLDDFYYKFSLGEIADIKVDFDNGEFNDNVYTFNPLLESSGRGAISRFGRFNPIYRAGDGAGLTVNINPKGVISASASYLARNANDPTNSFGLFNGDYAALGQIAFRPSDNIAIGATYVHTYDNSTVSDITTTNGISVSGATGSVFSNNPFSGASTSTNQYAVQASVKLGGFTVGGWGGYTVALNEDSPSQTADIWNWAATLALQDVGKEGSVLGLVFGQPPRTAKNDFGGRRDQDTSYHLEGLYRFPLTDNIDVTPGVIVIFNPEHNDNNDTVYVGTLRTTFRF; translated from the coding sequence ATGTCGAAACTTATTTGGAATACTCTCAAACTAAGTCCCCTTTTACTAACAGCAACCCTGTTTGTAGCGACTCGGACTCAAGCTGCTGAACCCCTACCTCTGGAAGAAGTACAGCAAACATCTGTCACCCAGTTATCTGAACAGAAAGCTCCAGAAACTCTAGCCCAGGTTACATCCGTTTCTCAGTTATCTGACGTACAGCCTACCGACTGGGCTTTTCAAGCGTTGCAGTCTTTAGTCGAGCGCTACGGTTGTATTGCTGGTTATCCCGATGGAACATATCGTGGCAACCGCGCCTTGACCCGTTATGAGTTTGCCGCAGGTTTAAACGCTTGTTTAGACCGCGTGAACGAACTGATTGCAACCGCTTCCGCCGATATGGTCAACAAAGAAGACCTGGCAACGTTACAGCGGTTGCAGGAAGAATTTTCGGCGGAACTAGCTACCCTGCGCGGTCGCGTTGATGCTCTAGAAGCACGGACGGCAGAACTAGAAGCAAATCAGTTCTCTACCACCACAAAACTAAGTGGGGAAGTGATTGTTGCCGTTTCTGATGTATTTGGTGGTAACGAGGTGGCTGCACCTGGTAGTGGTGAACCTACAGGTGATGACAACGATGTCAACACTGTTTTGGCAGACCGCGCTCGTCTGACTTTTAACACCAGCTTTACCGGAAAAGACGAGTTGAGAACCCGTCTGCAAGCTCGCAACGTTGTACCATTTGGCACGGGTCTGACGGGTACGAATATGACTCGTCTGGGCTTCGATGGTGATGAAAACAACGATATTGTACTTGACGATTTCTATTACAAATTCTCGCTTGGCGAAATTGCTGATATCAAAGTTGACTTTGACAACGGGGAGTTCAACGATAACGTCTACACCTTCAACCCTCTACTAGAAAGTAGCGGTCGCGGTGCTATTTCTCGGTTCGGACGTTTCAACCCCATTTATCGTGCGGGTGATGGTGCTGGTTTAACAGTTAACATCAATCCCAAAGGTGTGATTAGCGCTTCTGCAAGCTATCTAGCTCGGAATGCTAACGATCCGACCAATTCTTTTGGTTTGTTTAACGGTGATTACGCTGCTCTGGGACAGATTGCCTTCCGTCCTAGCGATAACATTGCGATCGGTGCGACCTACGTTCACACCTACGATAACTCCACCGTAAGCGATATTACGACGACTAACGGTATTAGCGTTTCTGGCGCAACTGGCAGTGTCTTTTCTAACAACCCCTTCAGCGGTGCATCAACATCTACTAACCAGTACGCCGTACAGGCTAGCGTTAAGTTGGGTGGCTTCACTGTTGGCGGTTGGGGCGGTTATACGGTAGCGCTGAATGAAGATAGCCCTTCACAAACTGCTGATATTTGGAACTGGGCAGCAACTCTGGCTTTACAAGATGTAGGTAAAGAAGGTAGCGTACTTGGTTTAGTCTTCGGTCAGCCACCAAGAACAGCTAAAAATGATTTTGGCGGTCGCCGCGACCAAGATACTTCTTATCACTTAGAAGGACTCTATCGCTTCCCGCTCACCGACAACATCGATGTGACTCCTGGTGTCATCGTCATCTTTAATCCAGAGCATAACGACAACAACGACACGGTTTATGTAGGTACGCTGAGAACGACATTCCGCTTCTAA
- the lptC gene encoding LPS export ABC transporter periplasmic protein LptC, translating to MKNNIFHQLFVLYRCMTAPLIGVLLTLLLFGCEQRTQTAQTVAQAPSSPPQQVQRDLTFNDVILEQSDKQGQLFWKVKSKQATYSKDRKTAQVENPVGQLFQDGKPVYDITAKTGEIQQDGAKLLLKGEIVAKAPAYNLVLRGNELEWQPNQDLLIVRDRLTGEHPQMQTVAKEARVRSRAGIVEFLDGVQATAKESNVQMQTERLTWQFRAQKLIGDRPIKFDRYQNNKITDRGTAGRGEYDLKTNIATLAQNAQISLLEPPLQVNGNLLKWNVDTKTVIADQPVRVVQRQQQVTVSADRGRLETEKQVAYMNGNVKGVGQKQQTVTSDALTWYIPTQQMEATGNVVYQQFQPPATLKGQKAVGKLDAQNFVVSGGRVSTQFVPQP from the coding sequence ATGAAAAATAATATCTTTCATCAATTGTTCGTGTTGTATCGCTGCATGACAGCGCCATTAATCGGTGTATTACTGACACTGTTACTATTTGGTTGCGAGCAGCGGACTCAGACAGCACAAACAGTTGCTCAGGCTCCCTCCTCGCCTCCTCAGCAAGTGCAGCGTGACTTAACTTTTAATGATGTGATCTTGGAGCAGTCAGATAAGCAGGGACAATTGTTTTGGAAAGTTAAATCGAAGCAAGCAACGTATAGTAAAGATCGTAAAACCGCTCAAGTAGAAAACCCTGTTGGTCAACTGTTTCAAGATGGCAAACCCGTATATGATATTACGGCAAAGACAGGAGAGATCCAGCAGGATGGAGCAAAGTTATTGCTTAAGGGTGAAATTGTTGCTAAAGCTCCTGCATACAATTTGGTATTGCGCGGCAATGAGCTGGAGTGGCAACCAAACCAAGATTTATTAATCGTGCGCGATCGCCTGACGGGAGAACATCCCCAAATGCAAACAGTTGCCAAAGAGGCTAGAGTCAGAAGCCGAGCGGGGATCGTTGAGTTTTTGGATGGAGTCCAGGCAACCGCAAAAGAATCAAACGTGCAAATGCAGACGGAACGGCTAACTTGGCAGTTTCGCGCTCAAAAGTTAATTGGCGATCGCCCGATAAAATTCGATCGCTACCAAAATAATAAAATTACCGATCGAGGGACGGCAGGTCGTGGCGAGTACGATCTGAAAACAAACATTGCTACCTTGGCGCAAAATGCTCAGATTTCTTTACTAGAGCCACCGCTACAAGTGAATGGTAATTTGCTCAAGTGGAACGTTGATACTAAAACTGTAATTGCAGACCAACCCGTGCGCGTCGTGCAGCGCCAGCAGCAAGTCACCGTAAGCGCCGACCGCGGTAGGCTAGAAACGGAAAAACAAGTTGCCTACATGAATGGCAATGTCAAAGGTGTAGGGCAAAAACAGCAGACTGTTACATCTGACGCGCTAACTTGGTACATTCCCACCCAACAAATGGAAGCAACGGGTAATGTCGTTTACCAACAATTCCAACCGCCAGCGACTCTGAAAGGACAAAAAGCTGTAGGCAAGTTGGACGCACAAAATTTTGTCGTTAGCGGGGGTAGGGTTTCGACACAATTCGTACCGCAACCATAA
- a CDS encoding NYN domain-containing protein produces the protein MLSNRDFENSSIFTPEQVLENRGKVAIFIDGSNLFYAALQLGIEIDYTKLLCRLTAGSRLLRSFFYTGVDRTNDKQQGFLLWMRRNGYRVIAKDLVQLPDGSKKANLDVEIAVDMMALVGAYDTAVLVSGDGDLAYAVNAVSYRGARVEVVSLRSMTSDSLINVSDRYIDLETIKEDIQKTPRSGYTYRPLSSLDLVEQPSPDGLDTIETSDT, from the coding sequence ATGTTGAGCAATAGAGATTTTGAAAATAGTTCGATCTTTACGCCAGAACAAGTTTTAGAAAATCGAGGTAAGGTAGCAATCTTTATTGATGGGTCAAATTTATTTTATGCAGCGTTACAGTTGGGAATTGAGATTGATTACACCAAGCTTTTATGTCGGCTAACGGCAGGATCGCGATTGTTGCGCTCGTTTTTCTATACAGGCGTAGACCGTACCAATGATAAACAGCAAGGGTTTCTGTTATGGATGCGGCGCAATGGATACCGCGTGATTGCTAAAGATCTGGTTCAGCTACCAGATGGTTCTAAAAAAGCTAATTTAGATGTCGAGATTGCCGTTGATATGATGGCTTTAGTTGGGGCATATGATACAGCAGTATTAGTCAGCGGTGATGGAGATTTGGCTTATGCCGTAAACGCTGTCAGCTATCGTGGGGCGCGAGTTGAGGTTGTCAGCTTGAGATCGATGACCAGTGATAGTTTGATCAATGTTAGCGATCGCTATATCGATTTAGAAACAATCAAAGAAGATATTCAAAAAACACCGCGTTCCGGTTATACCTATCGTCCCCTATCTAGCCTGGATCTTGTCGAGCAACCATCCCCCGATGGTTTAGATACGATCGAAACTTCAGACACTTAA